AAGAGCTCCGGATCGGCGAGCACCTGCCGGACCAGCCGATGCGAGCTGACGAGCACGTGAGGGCGGCCCAGATGGTCGGTCTGCACCCCGATCGCCGGGGCGTCCCCGATCTCCTCCCAGGTCCGAAACAGCACGTCGCGAGCCTACCCTGGCTCGGATCCGCGCTCCGCGTTGACATCGGGCGACGCAGTCAGTTAACTGAGCGATCAGTCAGTAAGGTCAGTAGGGAGAGCCACGCCATGCAGCTGCCGGTGGAGCTGGTGCCGCTCAGCGACGAGCAGCGCGGTCTGATCGACCTCTGCCGGGACTTCGGCGAGCGGGAGATCCGCCCGGCGGCCCGCGCCGTCGACGAGGCCGACATCGAGGTGCCCTGGGACCTGTGGCGGGCGGCGGCCACGGTCGGCATCACCGACTTCATGCTCCCGGCGGAGCTGGGCGGCGGCGGTTTCACCGACGTCTTCACCCAGTGCCTCGTCCAGGAGGAGCTCGGCGCCGCCGACGCCGCGATCGGCAACCTGCTCACCGCCAACGGCTTCTTCGCCGACCCGGTGCTCGAGCTCGGCAGCCCCGACCAGCGGGAACGCTGGCTGCGCCCGCTCACCGGCGCCGACCCGCCGATGACCGCGCTCGCCGTGACCGAGCCCGGGGTCGGCTCGGACGCGGCGGCGATCACCACCCGGGCGGTGCGGGTCGACGGCGGATACCGCCTCACCGGGCAGAAGGCGTGGATCTCCAACGGCGGCGTCGCCGAGCAGTACGTCATCTTCGCGACCATCGACCCCGCACTGCGCAGCCGGGGCGTCACCGCGTTCCTGCTGCGCAAGGACGCCGACGGGCTCGGCTTCGGCGAGCCGATGCGCAAGATGGGCCAGCGCGCCATCCGCAACACCGAGATCTTCCTCGACGGCGTCTTCGTCCCCGACTCCGACCGGCTCGGCGACGAGGGGCGCGGATTCCACGGCCTGATGCGTACCTTCGACATCTCGCGCACCGTCCTCGCCGCCTCCGCGACCGGGCTCGCCCGCGCCTGCCTCACCGAGGCGGTCGCCTACGCGAAGCAGCGGGAGCAGTTCGGCAAGCCGATCATCGAGCACCAGGCGGTGGCGTTCCGGCTCGCCGACATGGCCACCCGGATCGAGGCGTCCCGGCTGCTCACCTGGCGCGCGGCGAAGCGGCTCGACGCCGGGCTCCCCGCCGCCACCGAGTCGGCGATGGCGAAGCTCACCGCGAGCGAGACCGCGATGTTCTGCTCCTGGGCCGCCGTGCAGACCCTCGGCGGGTGGGGCTACTCCCGGGAGTTCCTGGTGGAGAAGTGGATGCGCGACGCCAAGCTGGAGGAGATCGAGGAGGGCACCTCGGACATCCAGCGGATCATCATCTCGCGAGGGCTGTCATGAGGCCGATCGGCTCGCTCTTCAACCCGTCGTCCGTCGCGGTGATCGGTGCCTCGCAACGGCCCGGCAGCTGGGGGAACCAGCTCGCCCGCGGTGCGCTGCGGGGCCGACACCGGCGCGAGGTCGTGCTGGTGAACCCGCGTGGCGGGCAGCTCGACGGGCACCAGTTCACCACGGCGCTCGGCGGGGAGGTGGAGCTCGCCGTGGTCGCCGTACCCCCGGATGGTTTTGAATCCGCGGTCGACGCCGCGCTGAGCGCGCACGCGCGGGCGATCGTGGGAGTGACCACCGGGCTCGCGGCGGAGGCCGTGACGCGGGTCGCCGACGCGTGCCGCGCGGCCGGTGCGGTGCTGCTGGGGCCGAACTGCATGGGGGTCGCCGACGCGGACGCGGAGCTGAGCCTGCTCTGGGGCGAGCTGCCCGGCGGAGATGTCACGCTGCTGTCGCAGAGCGGCAACCTCTCGCTGGAGCTCGGTGCGATCGCCCGGCGGGCGGGGCTGGGGTTCCGGCGCTTCGCGTCGCTGGGGGACTGCGCCGATCTCGGCCCCGCCGACCTGCTGGAGCACGTGGGCAGGGCGCCGGTGGTGGCGCTCTACCTGGAGCAGCTCGGCGATGCCCGGGCGCTGCTGCGCGCGGCGGCGGCGCTCGTCGACGAGGGGCGGCACGTGGTGCTGCTCGCGGCGGGGCGATCGACCGTGGGTGCCGCCGCGGCCGCGTCGCACACCGGGGCGCTCGCCTCCGACCACGCGATCCTGCGGTCGGCGGCGCGCGATGCCGGGGTGCAGCTGGTCCGGACGCCGACCGAGCTGATCGAGGCCACCCGCCTGCGCCGGGCCGGAAGCATCGCGCGCCCGGCGCCACGATCGCCGCAACTCTTCAAGAGTTGGTCCCATGAGCCGCGGCCCGTGCTCGGCGTCGTCGCCGACGGCGGCGGGCACGGGGTGATCGCGGCCGACCTCGCCGCCGATCTCGGGCTCGGCGTCGCACCGCCGGTCGACCTGGCCGGAGCGGGGGAGCGGGACCTGCGCAGTTACGCCCGCGCCGTCGCCGCGCTCGCCGCCGAGATCGACATCGTGCTGCTCTCGGGCTACTTCGGCGGCTACTGCGTCGACGAGCCCGCGCTCGCGGAGCAGGAGGCGTCGGTCGCCGACGAGCTCGCCGCGATCGGCAACGTCGTCGTGCACAGCATGGCCGGGAGCACCGCCACCACGCAGCGGCTGGTCGCGGCCGGCGTACCGGTCTGGTCGGCGGTGGAGCACGCGGTCGCGGCCGTGGCGCACCTCGCCGCGACGCGCCGGCCCGTGCCGCCGGCGGGTACGGGCGATGAGGCGGTGCCGGGCGGCGAACCCTACTGGTGGGGGCGGTTCCTGCTGCCCAAGGTCGGTTTCCCGCCCGCGTTGGAGGTGATCAACCGGCAGGCCGCGCTCGCGGCGGCGGAGCTGCTCGGCTACCCGGTCGCCTGCAAACGGCTCGGCGCCGCGCACAAGTCCGACGACGGCGGCGTCGTGCTCGGCATCGGCGACCCGCTGGAGCTCTTCGCGACGGTCCCGGCCGCGCCGACCGGCGTCAGCTATGCGATCGAGACGATGGTCGGCGCCCCCGGCGTCGAGATGATCGTCGGCACCCGCCGCGACCCCTCCTTCGGCCCGGTGGTCCTGGTCGGGCTGGGTGGGATCCGGGCCGAACTACTCGCCGACGCCGCCGTAGCACTGGCCCCGGTGGACCACACCGCCGCCCTCGCGATGATCGACTCACTGCGCGGGGCCCCACTGCTGCGGGGCCACCGCGGTTCGCCACCGCTCGCCGTCGACGCGCTCGCCGACGCCATCGTCGCCGTCTCCGAGCTGCTCATCCGCTGCCCCGGTCTGGATTCGCTGGAACTCAACCCGGTCCTGGTCACCGAGCAGGCCGCCATCGCCCTCGACTGCGCAGCCGAAGCAGCTCCAGCGGCTCCCGCGACCGAATCCGGCCGAGCGACCGCGACCGAATCCGGCCGAGCGACCGCGACCGGAACCGGCCGAGCGACCGGGACCGGCCGAGCGGCCGCGACCGGGACCGGTCGAGCCGGCGTGGGTCTGGACCCCTGGGAGGCGCCCCGATGACTCTCCGCACCGGCGGCGAGGTGCTCGTCCGCAGCCTGGTCCGGCACGGCGTGACCACGATCTTCGGCATCCCGGGCAGCCACAACCTGGAGATCTACCGCCACCTCGCCGCGCACGGCATCCAGCACATCACCCCCCGCCACGAGCAGGGCGCCGGCTACGCCGCCGACGGCTATGCCCGAACCTCCGGCCGACCCGGCATCGCCCTGGTCACCAGCGGCCCGGCCGCCCTCAACGCCGCCGCAGCCCTCGGGCAGTCCTATTCGGACTCCATCCCCACCCTGCTCATCGCCCCCGGCATGCCCCGCAACCACGCCCACCACGGCCTTCTGCACGAGACCCGCGACCAGCGCGCCGTCTTCGCGGGCATCGTCGGCGAGCTCGCCTACCGGGTCCACCACCACGGCGAACTCACCGAGGTGATCGCCGAGATCTTCGCCGGCTTCACCTCCGGCCGCCCCCGCCCCGCCTACCTGGAGATCCCCCTGGACCTCCTGTCGCTGGCGGCGGATACCAGGATCGTCGATCCGCTGCGGGTCAGCAGGCCCCAACCCGACCCCGGCCAGGTGGTCGAGGCCGCCCGCCTCCTGGCTCGGGCGCAGCGCCCCGGCCTCCTGGTGGGCGGCGGCGCCAAAGAGGCGTTCCACGAGGTCAAAACCCTGGCGGAACACCTCCGGGCAGGCGTGCTCACCACCACCAACGGCAAGGGGATCCTGTCCGAGGAGCACCCCCTCTCGCTGGGGGCGGCCCTGCACCTCCCCGCAGCCACCGACTGGTTGTCGACCCGCGACGTGCTGCTGATAGCCGGCTCGGAGCTGGCCCCCACGGACTTCTGGAACGGCCCGCCAACCTGGCCGCCGACCGTGATCCGCATCGACATCGACCCCGCGCAGCTCCTGGTCAACGCGCGCCCGACACTGGCCGTCTGCGCGGATGCACGACCCGCGCTGGCGGGGGTGCGGCAACTTCTGCAAGCATCCAGCGAGGCGCCGCTTGCACACGTCGGCTCACCCCCGCCTGGAGCGCAGCACCGCGAAGAGCTCAAACGGCAGCGACAGGAGGAAGGAGCACGCTGGCTCCCCTGGCTCGACGCGCTGGCGAAGGCGACACCGAGGAACACCATCGTCACCGCGGACAACGCCATGGCCGGCTACTACGGCGCCCTGGGCAACCTGCCCAGCCACGAACCCGGCAGCTTCGCCTTCCCCACCGGCTTCGGCACCCTCGGCTACGCCCTGCCCGCCGCCATCGGCGCCAAGGCCGCGCAGCCCGACCGCCCGGTGGTCGCGCTCAGCGGCGACGGCGGCCTCATGTTCAGCTGCCAGGAGATCGCGACCGCGGCGAGCGCCGGCCTGTCACTGCCCGTCGTGGTCTTCGTCAACGGGGGGTACGGGGAGATCCGCGCCGAGATGGCGGAGGCCGGGATCGGGCCGATCGCCGTCGACCTGCCCGTACCGGACTTCGCCGCCCTCGCCGTGGCCCTCGGCGGCCGTGGCGTCGACATCGCGACCCCCGACGAACTCGGGCCCGCGATCGCCGGGGCGCTCGCCCACCCCGGTCCGACCCTGCTGATGGTGGTGGAGTGATGGCGTCCTACCTGGAGGTCACCTGGACCGACGAGCCCACCGGCTGCCGCGGCTATCTGGTGATCGACCGGCTGCGTCAGGGCGCCTCCAGCGGCGGCCTGCGGATGCGGGAGGGCTGCACGCTCGACGAGGTACGCGACCTCGCCCGCGGCATGACCCTCAAGGAGGCGGCCGTCCGGGTGCCGGGGGACCGTTACCAGCCCTTCGGCGGGGGCAAGGGCGGCATCGACTGCTCGCCGCACCACCCCGACGCGAGGGGCGTGCTGAAGCGCTATGTGGCCGCGATGAAGCCGCTGCTGGAGACGGTCTGGTCGACGGGGGAGGACCTCGGCGTACGCCAGGATGTGCTCGACGAGATCGCCGCCGAGCTGGGCCTGCGGTCGACGATCGAGGCGGCGCTGCGGTTGCTGCCGGACCCCGAGGCGTCGTTGGCCCAGGTCAAGGCGGGTTTCGCGGTCGACGTCGACGGGGTGAGCCTCGCGGACCTCGTCGGCGGTTACGGCGTCGCCATCGCCGCGCTGACCGGCGCCGCCCGTGTCTTCCCCGGCCGGGACGACCTGCGCGCGGTGATCCAGGGCTTCGGCTCGATGGGTGGCGCCACCGCTCGCTACCTGGCCCGATCCGGGGTCAGCGTGGTCGGGATCGCCGACGCGGACGGGCTCGTCGTCAACCCGCACGGGCTGGACGTGGAGAAGCTGCTGCGTACCCGCGACGCCTTCGGCCGCCTGGACCGCTCGATGCTGGCCGGTGGCGACCGGGTGCTGCCGCGCGAGGCGTGGCTCGAGGTCGATGCGGAGCTGCTCGTCCCGGCGGCGGTCTCCTACGCGTTGACGGCGGCGAACGCCGACCGGGTCCGGGCGCGACTGGTGGTCGAGGCGGCGAACGTGGCGACGACACCGGACGCCGAGGCCGCCCTGCATGCCCGGGGTGTCGTGGTGGTCCCGGACTTCGTCGCCAACGTCGCGACGAACGCCTGGTGGTGGTGGACGCTCTTCGGCGACATCGAGCCGACGGCACCGGCTGCCTTCACCAAGATCTCCCAGGTCATCAGCACCCTCACCGCTGAGGTCCTGTCGACCGCCGCCACCACCGGCACCACCCCCCGAGCAGCCGCCACCCGAATAGCCGCCACCCGCCTGTCCTGACCCATGATCATTACGTTTTGCAGCAAAGCGTGGCCATTTCGCTCCGCGAGGCCACGCTTTGCTGCAAAACGTAACGATCATGGCCACGCGGCGCCCGACGCCGCGGAGCCCGACGCTGCGGGCCGCAAGATCGGCGCAACTCTTGAAGAGTTGGTCCGAAAGGGGCCTCGACGTGCCTAGGCTGAGCGCATGGAGCGGCCGATCGGGCGGCAATCGCCATACGTGATCGGGCTGCTCGGCGGGCTGGGACTGCTCACCGCCTACCTCGCCTTCCTCGCCCTGCGCAACGCCGCCTCGATCCTGGTGCTCGTCTTCGTCGCCGCGTTCCTCGCCGTCGGGCTCAACCCCGCCGTGCAGTGGCTCCAGGGCCGCGGCATGCAGCGCTGGCTCGCGGTGACCGTGATCGGCATCGCCGGCGTGATCATCATCGGCGCGGGCCTGGTCGCGGTCGTGCCGCCGCTGATCTCCGAGAGCACCTCCCTGATCAACAACCTCCCCGGCTACATCGACAAGCTCGCCCACCACGAGACCGCCCGACGGCTGGACGAGCAGTACCACCTGCTGGAACGCGCCAAATCCGTGGCGACCCCCGAGAACGGCGGCAAGCTGCTCGGCGGCCTCTTCGGCGGCCTCAGCCTGATCTTCTCCTCGCTCTTCGGGCTGCTCACCGTCGCGCTGCTCACGGTCTGCTTCCTCGCCTCCTTCGAACGCCTGGAGCGCGGCTGCTACCGCCTCGTCCCCGCGTCGAAGCGGCTACGGGTCAAGCAGCTCGGCGACCAGATCCTGACGAAGGTCGGCTGGTACATGCTGGGTTCGCTGGTGATCGCCGCCCTCGCCGGGCTGCTCTCGCTGGTCTTCATGGTGATCGTCGGGATCCCCTATCCCTTCGCGCTCGCCATGGTGGTGGCGATCCTGGATCTCGTACCGATGATCGGCGCGACACTCGCCGCGGTGCTGGTGAGCGTGGTGGGCTTTACCGTCTCGATCCCGGTCGGGATCGCGACGATCATCTTCTTCGTCGTCTACCAGCAGATCGAGAACTGGGTGATCACGCCACCGGTGATGAGCCGGGCCGTGCGGATCACCAACCTCTCGGCGATCGTCAGCGCCCTGGTCGGGGTGGCGCTGCTCGGCGTGGTCGGCGCGCTGATCGCCATCCCGCTCTGGGCGGCGATCCAGCTCGTGGCCCGCGAGGTGCTCCTGCCCCACCAGGACCGCGTCTGACCAGGCCGCCGATCCCAGCCGCCGCCGATCCCAGCCGCGGCTCCGATCGCGGCCGCCTCGCCGCCCAAGATCGCCGCAACTCTTGAAGAGTTGGTCCGATGGCTGAAGAGTTGGTCCGCTGGCGCGGAGCCGACAGGGCGGGCCGTCGCGGTGGGCGGCGTGCGCTTAACACCAACTCTTCAAGAGTTGCGGCGATCTTGGGGCGCGACCAGGCACGGTCAGGCGCGACCGGACACGACCAGTCGCGACCGCGGACTGAAGAGCGACGGTGTCAGCCGGAGACCGTGAGGGAGCCGGCATGCGGGATGAGCAGGGATGGAGTGCCGGTGCCGTCGGCCGGGACCGACCACACCCCGCCGCCCCGGGCGTAGGCGACAGCGGTGTTGGAGAGCCAGAGGGCCTGGTCGTCGACGCTCGCGGTCTCGGCGAGCGCCGTCTCCCGCATCGTCGCGAGCTCCAGGACGTGCAGCCGCCACGTCGTCGGCGAGCTGCGCTTCTTGAAGGCGAGCCGGGTCCCGTCCGGCGAGAGTGACGGGCACTCCACGTCGGCCCGCAGTACCCGGGCCTCCCACCGCGCGTAATCGCCCTGGACGAGATAGGTACGCCCGCGGGTGGCGACGGTCGCGTAGAAGAGGTTGTCGTCGGCGCCGAAGGTGACGCCCCAGTAGTTGACATCCGCCGCGTGATAGCGCTTCCCGTCCAGGTAGAGCTGGATGTTCTCCATGTTGATGATCGGGTACCCGGTGCGGGTGTCCAGGATCCCGGTCCAGGTGGAGAAGCCGCCGACGTTGTAGGAGTCGCCGGTCACGAAGACCGTCCAGCTCACCATCCGGCCGCTCGCCGACACCCGGGCCCGGCTCGGGATGCCCGCGAGCTGGATCCGCCGGGTCTCGTGCAGATCATGGTCGAGGATGAGGGCGCTCGTCGCGGGCAGGCCCGACCGCACCTCGCTGATCAGGCAGACCGCTGTGCCGGCGGCGGCGTGAAAGCGCTGGCAGGAGGTGTCGCTGACCTGTCGCGGCCCGCCCGGATCGGTCGCCGCGACCGAGGCGACCCGGCCGGACTCGTCGCGGAACAGCAGCCGTCCCGGGCGGGCGGTGTCGAGCGCGGTGCCGGGCCCGGCCGGGTCGGCGGCGGCGGCGAGCACGGAGTAGGCGATCGCGATCGCGGCGAGGGTCACGGTCGCGGTGGCGAGGATCAGGGCACGTTTCATCGGGTGGTTCTCCAAGCGGTGAGCAGGGCGAGGACGAGGCCGCCGGCCATCGTGAGCAGTCCGGTCCGCGCGTCCCAGGCGGTCCAGAGCGCGCCGAAGGCGATGGACGAGCAGAGCCGGGCCGCCGCCTGCGCCGTCTGGAGCACGGCCATTCCGCTGGTACGCACACCGCCCGCCAGCATCGCCCCCGCCACGGACATGAGAACCCCGTCCGTGGCGGCGTAGAAACCGCCGTGCAGCACGAGGACGGCGACGAGGACGAGGGCGCCGGTGGGCGTACCCATCAGCAGGAGATAGGCGCCGAGCAGCGCGACGTGGCCGCCGAGGAAGACCACGACGCGACCTCGCCGATCGGCCAGGCGGCCGAGCGGGACGGCGAGCAGGAGGTAGGCGGCGGCCGTGCCGAGCGGCAGCAGCGGGAAGAGATGGGGAGCGATGTCGAGCCGCTTCTGCAGCAGCAGGTAGACGAAGAAGTCGCTGACCGTGACCAGCCCCAGCAGCGCGGCGGCACCGCAGAGCCGCCGGAACGCCCGATCCCGCAGGACCGACACGAGCGCGAGCGGCTCGGCGGCCACCGATTCGCGCCGATCGCGGACATAGAGCACGAGCAGCACCACGCCGAGCGCCGCGACGCAGAAGCTGACGAGGAAGACCGCGTCGTAGGCCCCGCCGGTCGCCGCGAGCACGCCGAACGCGGCGAGCGGCCCGAGCAGCGCGCCGAGGGTGTCCATGGTCCGGTGCACCCCGAACGCCTGCCCGAGCCGCTCCGGCGGAGTCGAGAGCGAGATGAGGGCGTCCCGGGGCGCCGTGCGCAAACCCTTGCCGGTGCGGTCGGCGGCGATCACCGCACCGAGCGCGCCGACCGAGGCACCTGCGGCGAGCAGGCCGAGCTTGGCGAATGCGGAGAGGGCGTAACCGGCGGCGGCGACGAGCTTGCGCCGCTGCCGCCGGTCGGCGACGTGGCCGCCGGCGAGCCGGACCAGCGTGGTGACCCCGGCATAGATGCCGTCGAGCACGCCGAGCTGCAGCGGATTGAGGCCGAGGACGAGGACCAGGTAGAGCGGCAGGACCGCCGTCACCATCTCCGAGGAGACATCGGTGACGAGGCTGACCAGGCCGAGCGCGAGGACGTTCGCCGGGACGGAGCGCAGCAGCGCCCGCCCCGGCAACCGGTGGGTGGAGACATACATCAGTGGCAGGTGTATGTCGGGCTGGTGTCCTTGACCGCGCTGTCGGTCCCGATCAGCTGCCAGCCGAACGTGGTGTTCGTGAAGGTCAGCTTGACCACGCCGTAGACGCCGGTGAGGCGCTTGAGGCTGTTGGGCTGCGGGTTGACGATCTCGTAGGGCGGCG
This portion of the Allocatelliglobosispora scoriae genome encodes:
- a CDS encoding MFS transporter, giving the protein MYVSTHRLPGRALLRSVPANVLALGLVSLVTDVSSEMVTAVLPLYLVLVLGLNPLQLGVLDGIYAGVTTLVRLAGGHVADRRQRRKLVAAAGYALSAFAKLGLLAAGASVGALGAVIAADRTGKGLRTAPRDALISLSTPPERLGQAFGVHRTMDTLGALLGPLAAFGVLAATGGAYDAVFLVSFCVAALGVVLLVLYVRDRRESVAAEPLALVSVLRDRAFRRLCGAAALLGLVTVSDFFVYLLLQKRLDIAPHLFPLLPLGTAAAYLLLAVPLGRLADRRGRVVVFLGGHVALLGAYLLLMGTPTGALVLVAVLVLHGGFYAATDGVLMSVAGAMLAGGVRTSGMAVLQTAQAAARLCSSIAFGALWTAWDARTGLLTMAGGLVLALLTAWRTTR
- a CDS encoding Glu/Leu/Phe/Val dehydrogenase dimerization domain-containing protein; translation: MASYLEVTWTDEPTGCRGYLVIDRLRQGASSGGLRMREGCTLDEVRDLARGMTLKEAAVRVPGDRYQPFGGGKGGIDCSPHHPDARGVLKRYVAAMKPLLETVWSTGEDLGVRQDVLDEIAAELGLRSTIEAALRLLPDPEASLAQVKAGFAVDVDGVSLADLVGGYGVAIAALTGAARVFPGRDDLRAVIQGFGSMGGATARYLARSGVSVVGIADADGLVVNPHGLDVEKLLRTRDAFGRLDRSMLAGGDRVLPREAWLEVDAELLVPAAVSYALTAANADRVRARLVVEAANVATTPDAEAALHARGVVVVPDFVANVATNAWWWWTLFGDIEPTAPAAFTKISQVISTLTAEVLSTAATTGTTPRAAATRIAATRLS
- a CDS encoding acetate--CoA ligase family protein, with amino-acid sequence MRPIGSLFNPSSVAVIGASQRPGSWGNQLARGALRGRHRREVVLVNPRGGQLDGHQFTTALGGEVELAVVAVPPDGFESAVDAALSAHARAIVGVTTGLAAEAVTRVADACRAAGAVLLGPNCMGVADADAELSLLWGELPGGDVTLLSQSGNLSLELGAIARRAGLGFRRFASLGDCADLGPADLLEHVGRAPVVALYLEQLGDARALLRAAAALVDEGRHVVLLAAGRSTVGAAAAASHTGALASDHAILRSAARDAGVQLVRTPTELIEATRLRRAGSIARPAPRSPQLFKSWSHEPRPVLGVVADGGGHGVIAADLAADLGLGVAPPVDLAGAGERDLRSYARAVAALAAEIDIVLLSGYFGGYCVDEPALAEQEASVADELAAIGNVVVHSMAGSTATTQRLVAAGVPVWSAVEHAVAAVAHLAATRRPVPPAGTGDEAVPGGEPYWWGRFLLPKVGFPPALEVINRQAALAAAELLGYPVACKRLGAAHKSDDGGVVLGIGDPLELFATVPAAPTGVSYAIETMVGAPGVEMIVGTRRDPSFGPVVLVGLGGIRAELLADAAVALAPVDHTAALAMIDSLRGAPLLRGHRGSPPLAVDALADAIVAVSELLIRCPGLDSLELNPVLVTEQAAIALDCAAEAAPAAPATESGRATATESGRATATGTGRATGTGRAAATGTGRAGVGLDPWEAPR
- a CDS encoding thiamine pyrophosphate-binding protein; the encoded protein is MTLRTGGEVLVRSLVRHGVTTIFGIPGSHNLEIYRHLAAHGIQHITPRHEQGAGYAADGYARTSGRPGIALVTSGPAALNAAAALGQSYSDSIPTLLIAPGMPRNHAHHGLLHETRDQRAVFAGIVGELAYRVHHHGELTEVIAEIFAGFTSGRPRPAYLEIPLDLLSLAADTRIVDPLRVSRPQPDPGQVVEAARLLARAQRPGLLVGGGAKEAFHEVKTLAEHLRAGVLTTTNGKGILSEEHPLSLGAALHLPAATDWLSTRDVLLIAGSELAPTDFWNGPPTWPPTVIRIDIDPAQLLVNARPTLAVCADARPALAGVRQLLQASSEAPLAHVGSPPPGAQHREELKRQRQEEGARWLPWLDALAKATPRNTIVTADNAMAGYYGALGNLPSHEPGSFAFPTGFGTLGYALPAAIGAKAAQPDRPVVALSGDGGLMFSCQEIATAASAGLSLPVVVFVNGGYGEIRAEMAEAGIGPIAVDLPVPDFAALAVALGGRGVDIATPDELGPAIAGALAHPGPTLLMVVE
- a CDS encoding acyl-CoA dehydrogenase family protein — its product is MQLPVELVPLSDEQRGLIDLCRDFGEREIRPAARAVDEADIEVPWDLWRAAATVGITDFMLPAELGGGGFTDVFTQCLVQEELGAADAAIGNLLTANGFFADPVLELGSPDQRERWLRPLTGADPPMTALAVTEPGVGSDAAAITTRAVRVDGGYRLTGQKAWISNGGVAEQYVIFATIDPALRSRGVTAFLLRKDADGLGFGEPMRKMGQRAIRNTEIFLDGVFVPDSDRLGDEGRGFHGLMRTFDISRTVLAASATGLARACLTEAVAYAKQREQFGKPIIEHQAVAFRLADMATRIEASRLLTWRAAKRLDAGLPAATESAMAKLTASETAMFCSWAAVQTLGGWGYSREFLVEKWMRDAKLEEIEEGTSDIQRIIISRGLS
- a CDS encoding AI-2E family transporter, yielding MERPIGRQSPYVIGLLGGLGLLTAYLAFLALRNAASILVLVFVAAFLAVGLNPAVQWLQGRGMQRWLAVTVIGIAGVIIIGAGLVAVVPPLISESTSLINNLPGYIDKLAHHETARRLDEQYHLLERAKSVATPENGGKLLGGLFGGLSLIFSSLFGLLTVALLTVCFLASFERLERGCYRLVPASKRLRVKQLGDQILTKVGWYMLGSLVIAALAGLLSLVFMVIVGIPYPFALAMVVAILDLVPMIGATLAAVLVSVVGFTVSIPVGIATIIFFVVYQQIENWVITPPVMSRAVRITNLSAIVSALVGVALLGVVGALIAIPLWAAIQLVAREVLLPHQDRV